TGGTGGGctgctgaagaagaaggtcTATTAGGCTCTAACTTTTACGCTTACAACCTgaccaaaaaagaaaactcgAAGATCAGAGTATTTATGGACTATGATATGATGGCTTCTCCAAACTACGAATACGAAATTTATGATGCAAACAACAAAGTGAACCCTAAGGGGTCCGAAGAGTTGAAGAACTTGTACATAGACTATTACAAGGCTCACCATTTGAACTACACTTTGGTTCCATTTGACGGCAGATCAGATTATGTCGGGTTTATCGAGAACGGAATTCCAGCAGGTGGTATTGCCACTGGTGCcgagaagaagaacatcGACAACGGGAAAATCTTAGACAGATGCTACCATCAATTATGCGACGATGTCTCCAACCTATCCTGGGATGCATTTATTACTAACACCAAGTTGATTGCTCACTCTGTGGCCACCTATGCTGACTCTTTCAAGGGTTTCCCAAAGAGAGAAACCCACAAGCACGAAGAGGTGGACGTCTTGAACACTCAACAACCACAATTCAAGTACAGGGCCGACTTCTTGATTATTTAAGTGTACTTACTATTCAAATCAAGTATTTCTGTATAACTatctaaaagaaaataaaaaccctcttttttttacctgCACGTGCATTAGGGGACCACAGCCTCCTTATCAAAGTTAtcaaagtgaaaaaagGTAGGGAAAAAACCTGAAATTGTGATATAAAAAGTTAAAACAAGGATTAATTATAAATTAATCATGAAAGAAACGTgtgaaattcttttttaactTATTATACCTGACAAACCATATCACTTATAGACTACTCTGCATTTCTACTATATGGTTGAAACATTCAGTTTTGTTCATTTGGCTTACTTGGTCTTCGAGTCTGTTTTACAGGTTGTCATTATTGCACTCGCCGGGTTTTGGAGTGCTAGTTCTGGGCTGCTACCCAAACAAAGTCAAAAAATCATCTCTTTGTTGAATGTGGACCTTTTTACACCATGTCTTATTTTCAGTAAGTTGGCCAAATCCCTTTCCATGGCCAAAATCTTCGAAATAGCCATCAttccagttttttttggtttgaCTACTGGTATCTCATTTATTTCtggaaaaataatgagCCGTATCCTGGACTTGGATAGAGATGAAACGAATTTTGTTGTGGCAAACTCTGTCTTTGGGAACAGTAACTCTCTGCCTGTGTCCTTGACCTTATCTTTGGCTTATACTCTGCCTAACTTGACATGGGACCAAATTCCCAATGATAGCAGAGATAACGTCGCGTCAAGGGGTATTTTATACTTACTGATTTTCCAACAAATTGGTCAAATGCTAAGATGGAGTTGGGGTTATAACAAGCTGATGAAGTGGTCCGGAGAGAACACTCAACATATGCCACCCTCTCAAGTGCAATCTTTATTGGAAAGGACGCCGAACATTGATAACGAAGAACTTGTAaatgaagaacaagaggAACAAGAACTCCTTGAGCAAGAAAAT
The nucleotide sequence above comes from Saccharomyces paradoxus chromosome II, complete sequence. Encoded proteins:
- a CDS encoding uncharacterized protein (similar to YBR287W) → MVETFSFVHLAYLVFESVLQVVIIALAGFWSASSGLLPKQSQKIISLLNVDLFTPCLIFSKLAKSLSMAKIFEIAIIPVFFGLTTGISFISGKIMSRILDLDRDETNFVVANSVFGNSNSLPVSLTLSLAYTLPNLTWDQIPNDSRDNVASRGILYLLIFQQIGQMLRWSWGYNKLMKWSGENTQHMPPSQVQSLLERTPNIDNEELVNEEQEEQELLEQENNRLNPSFLSSSSIGDKIWQKSCAIIERVRANLNPPLYSMIFAVVVAAIGPLQRELFMEDGFINNTFAEAVTQLGSVSIPLILVVLGSNLYPSAEVFPKTVHHNKLLIGSIIGRMILPSCFLLPIIAIAVKYINVSILDDPIFLVVGFLLTVSPPAIQLTQITQLNEFFEAEMADILFWGYAVLSLPVSIIVVSGAIYVLQWANPT